TGTGTCGTGAGCAAAGCAAAGAGCTCACCTGTCACAAAAGTCTGAAACTGTACGATGGTTCCATTTTCCACCTTTGCCCACTTGCTATGAGTTCCAGGGAGCACAATCGTGCTTTCGTCATCTGGCTTCATCTGGATCACTTGCCCGATGATCTGGGTTTCTTCACCGCGCATCACATCAGGGTACGGGAAGCTACCAGTATTCGTGATCCCTGGCAGGAAGATAATCTCAGAGCCATCACTCAAAATCTTGCGAATAGTTCCTTTGGATAAATCTTTTAAGGACGCCGGGCAGGCAACATAAGGCACTTCAACCCAACCATTGCGACTTGTAATCATGCCCAATGCATAAATTTTTAATGCACCGTGTTCCTTCAGCCACTTGCCCACAAGGCGCAAGAGTTCGGGCTCATATTCGCCCTCTGACAGGTGCTGAATTCCGCTCCCTGCTTCAACTTCATCGACAGTTACCCCTTTATTATCAATGAGGTATGCGCGAAAATTGGTTGTGCCCCAGTCAATGACAATCCGATGCTTCGTTCCGGCCGGTGTTTTTGTCATTTTCAATATTCCTCGACTTCTACGATTAAACACTATTGCAATATGCACCCAAAAGCGTTTAGTATCAATTCATAATACATTGTATCATAATGTGGACCTATGACCCTAGCAAATCTAAATGGCATATTGCCGGTGTTACCGACCCCCTTCCTTCCAGAGGGCGGTGTCGACCTGACAGCATTGAAATCCGTCGTGTCTTTCGCGCTCGAATGCGGTGTGAATGGCGTGGTATATCCTGGTTTCGCAAGTGAGGTAGAAGCCCTTACTGGAGACGAACGGGCTGAGCTGCTCAAAATCGTCGTGACCACAGTCAACGGTCGGATCCCGATTGTGGCTGGTGCGAGCGCGCCGACGCCAGAGCAAGTTATCGGTCATGGGCGTGTCGCCATGGACCTGGGCGTCAACCACCTGATGGTGCAGCCGCCAAAGGAACTGGGTGCGGAAAATGTAGCTGCGTTTATGGCGGAAGTTTCAGCTGGTTTGCCCGGCGTTGAAATCATCCTGCAAAACGCACCTGCACCGCGTGGCGATGACTTGTCTCCGCAAACTATTCTGGATATTTTGGAACAGGTGCCCGCCGTTACCTACGTAAAGGAAGAAACCCTTCCAGCAGGACCGGCAATTGAACATATCCTTGCCAATGCTCCTGCTCATCTGAAGGGTGTTATCGGCGGTGGCGGTGCTCGTTATATTCTGGACGAATATCAGCGTGGCGCTTGCGCAGCGATGCCAGCCATTGAAATTGCAGACTTGCATGTTGAAATGGATGCAGCGTGGCGCTGTGGTGATCGTGCCAAGGCACGTGATCTTTATGTCCGCACGCTTCCGCTTTTGGCTTTGCAGGCGCTCTACCGCATGCGTTTGACAAAACATACTTTGATGAAGCGTGGCGTAATCACCCATATCGGTGTGCGTGCGCCAACGCCTAATCTGGACAAAGCCGCGGTTGCAGATATTGACGGGAACCTTGTCGAACTCGGTCTCATCCCGGCTGTCGCTTTGCAAGGAGCTGCAGAATGACTGATCGGGTCGCCAAAGTTGAGGTTTTCACTCTAACCCAACCACGCGATACCCCTTATCTTGGGGCAGCGCGCCCGGGAGAAGAGCCAAACGCGCAAGGTTATCTTGTGCGGAAAGGCAATCGCACCGTATACCCGATCTTTGATCGCTCTGTGCTTGTGCGTATCGAGACACGGAACGGCGTTGTTGGATGGGGCGAGACCTACGGCCTTGCAGCGCCGGGCGCTGTTGGCGCCATCATCAATGACCTGCTTGCTGGCTTTACCATTGGCCGGGACCCAAAAGACCCGGCTGGTATCTTCGATGATCTTTATGATCTGATGCGCGTTCGTGGATACACCGGCGGGTTTTATGTTGATGCGCTGGCCGCACTTGATATCGCCCTTTGGGATATCGCTGGTCGCCAGGCAGAGAAATCTGTTGCCGATTTGTTAGGTGGTGCGGTGCATGACACCATACCGGCTTACATTTCCGGCTTACCTGAACCAACAAGTGAAGCCCGCGCAGAGCTGGCACTTTCCTGGCAGGCGCAAGGCTTCAGCGCTTTCAAGTTTGCCACGCC
This region of Pseudovibrio sp. Tun.PSC04-5.I4 genomic DNA includes:
- a CDS encoding dihydrodipicolinate synthase family protein; protein product: MTLANLNGILPVLPTPFLPEGGVDLTALKSVVSFALECGVNGVVYPGFASEVEALTGDERAELLKIVVTTVNGRIPIVAGASAPTPEQVIGHGRVAMDLGVNHLMVQPPKELGAENVAAFMAEVSAGLPGVEIILQNAPAPRGDDLSPQTILDILEQVPAVTYVKEETLPAGPAIEHILANAPAHLKGVIGGGGARYILDEYQRGACAAMPAIEIADLHVEMDAAWRCGDRAKARDLYVRTLPLLALQALYRMRLTKHTLMKRGVITHIGVRAPTPNLDKAAVADIDGNLVELGLIPAVALQGAAE
- a CDS encoding 2-dehydro-3-deoxygalactonokinase, with protein sequence MTKTPAGTKHRIVIDWGTTNFRAYLIDNKGVTVDEVEAGSGIQHLSEGEYEPELLRLVGKWLKEHGALKIYALGMITSRNGWVEVPYVACPASLKDLSKGTIRKILSDGSEIIFLPGITNTGSFPYPDVMRGEETQIIGQVIQMKPDDESTIVLPGTHSKWAKVENGTIVQFQTFVTGELFALLTTHSFIAKVAKPSTQINVDAFELGARTATANKPQSNALPTLLFSARTGMLANQLSPADLQDYLSGALIGHEFQMALASGWVQPGGQVTILGNDGLNDRYARVAKLIGLKIAEMADDTALAGATAIAQELETLDQVA